A section of the Candidatus Manganitrophus noduliformans genome encodes:
- a CDS encoding response regulator transcription factor yields the protein MSQKILMVDDEADLSKLVAHHLQKEGFEPLCVSNGSDALKALAKQPFSLVILDIMMPGEDGLQVCRKLRNKEETASIPILFLTAKDEESDKVVGLELGADDYVTKPFSPKELMARVKALLRRTERKESASSYAYRDLVMDVPRHEVSASENRVTLTAKEFALLEHLLKNKGKVLTRDHLLNTVWGYDYFGTTRTVDVHVRRLREKIPLLTDAIETVPSLGYKLVDEE from the coding sequence ATGTCGCAGAAAATATTGATGGTGGACGATGAGGCCGATTTAAGCAAGCTGGTCGCGCACCATTTGCAGAAAGAAGGGTTCGAGCCGCTTTGCGTCTCCAACGGCTCGGACGCGCTCAAGGCGCTGGCCAAGCAGCCTTTCTCGTTGGTGATCCTCGATATCATGATGCCGGGGGAAGACGGGCTCCAGGTTTGCCGGAAGCTGCGGAACAAAGAGGAGACCGCCTCGATTCCGATTCTCTTCCTCACCGCCAAAGATGAGGAAAGTGATAAAGTCGTGGGGCTGGAGCTGGGGGCCGACGATTATGTCACCAAGCCCTTCTCCCCCAAAGAGCTGATGGCGCGTGTGAAAGCGCTGCTCCGGAGAACCGAGCGCAAGGAGAGCGCCTCAAGCTACGCGTATCGCGATCTGGTGATGGATGTCCCCCGCCATGAGGTGAGCGCCTCGGAGAACCGGGTGACCCTCACTGCCAAGGAATTTGCCCTGCTCGAACATCTGCTGAAGAATAAAGGGAAGGTCCTGACGCGCGACCATCTGTTGAACACCGTCTGGGGGTACGACTACTTCGGGACCACACGGACGGTCGATGTGCATGTCCGAAGGCTGAGGGAGAAGATTCCATTGTTGACCGATGCCATCGAGACAGTCCCGTCTTTGGGTTACAAGCTCGTTGATGAAGAATAA
- a CDS encoding arsenate reductase ArsC: MMKRILFVCIENACRSQMAEAFARRYGREAVAVYSAGSRPSGKIDPKTVEAMWEVGYDLTKHTSKSLREIPDIEYDAVITMGCGDECPMVKAKHREDWAIPDPKHWPIDQFREVRNRIEQKVQGLLESLKITSPL, translated from the coding sequence ATGATGAAACGGATTCTCTTTGTCTGCATCGAAAACGCATGCCGCAGCCAAATGGCCGAAGCATTCGCGCGGCGCTATGGAAGAGAAGCGGTCGCGGTTTACAGCGCCGGATCGCGCCCGTCGGGAAAGATCGATCCGAAAACGGTTGAAGCGATGTGGGAAGTCGGTTACGACCTGACGAAGCATACCTCCAAATCGCTCCGTGAGATCCCGGATATTGAATACGACGCGGTTATCACGATGGGCTGCGGAGACGAGTGCCCGATGGTGAAGGCGAAACACCGCGAGGATTGGGCGATCCCCGATCCGAAACATTGGCCCATCGATCAGTTCCGAGAGGTACGAAACAGGATCGAGCAGAAAGTTCAAGGTTTACTTGAAAGTTTAAAAATCACTTCGCCGTTATGA
- a CDS encoding response regulator transcription factor yields MVQSRLRVTSPKPEEILIIEDHPDMIDILKKELTRHHYHVRVAAEGETGLSEAQRRPPDLIILDLMLPGLSGWEVCRLLRKNLKTKAIPLLILTALGEEANRILGLESGADDYLPKPVSLRELIARIKALLRRKRMAAEQKPGGAYRAGALVIDTERHEIRMAGRLIRLTRTEFGLLKFLAQNPGKVFKRDELITTLWGENQFVEEHNLDVHIHSIRQHLEPDPSHPQFILTVRGIGYKFRPPEETG; encoded by the coding sequence ATGGTGCAAAGTCGTCTTCGCGTCACGTCTCCAAAGCCTGAAGAGATCCTCATTATCGAGGATCATCCGGACATGATCGATATCCTCAAAAAAGAGCTGACCCGACATCATTATCACGTCCGGGTCGCCGCCGAAGGGGAAACGGGGCTCTCCGAAGCGCAGCGCCGGCCGCCTGATCTGATTATCCTCGATTTGATGCTCCCCGGCTTAAGCGGCTGGGAGGTCTGCCGGTTGCTTAGAAAAAACTTAAAAACCAAGGCGATTCCCCTTCTTATTCTTACTGCGCTGGGAGAAGAAGCCAACCGCATTCTCGGTCTGGAGTCGGGGGCGGACGATTACCTCCCCAAACCGGTGAGCCTTCGGGAGCTGATCGCCCGGATCAAGGCGCTCCTCCGTCGCAAGCGGATGGCCGCCGAGCAGAAACCGGGCGGCGCGTACCGCGCCGGCGCGCTGGTAATCGACACCGAGCGTCACGAAATTAGGATGGCCGGGCGATTGATTCGGCTGACCCGCACCGAATTCGGACTTTTAAAGTTCCTGGCGCAGAACCCCGGAAAGGTGTTCAAGCGGGATGAATTGATCACGACCTTGTGGGGAGAAAACCAGTTCGTCGAAGAGCATAACCTCGACGTTCATATTCACTCCATCCGGCAACACCTGGAGCCCGACCCCTCTCATCCTCAATTCATTTTGACGGTTCGGGGCATCGGTTATAAATTCCGTCCGCCGGAGGAGACCGGCTGA
- a CDS encoding lipopolysaccharide biosynthesis protein, with protein MEIASEVKPKSVHSQALILIIGRIASFTLTFFIPIFLARGLDPAEYGTFKQIFLIFTTLYLILQGGMVQSLYYFIPHDPNRRTSWIFQAIFFVTAAGVLAGVGLLLGGEPLADWFSNPSLVPYLPKLALFLVLMLASCHLETMLVAQERIAAGSTVLFLSEMIRALFIILPLLIGRSLSAVIIGLLSFAALRLAMTAAYTVRILLRGKNRMSLIRTEGLKTQLAYALPFGAAVVVDVLQQNLHQYAVASLFDVATFAVYSVGIMQIPIIDFIYTPTTQVLMVRMSSLLKNGSNQERLALWHDVTARLALFFFPVGIFFVLIAPDMIALLFTDAYRESIPLFQISALGILPAVFLTDGMLRCYARIPFILLTTSAKIVLTLLLIIPLIHIAGLTGAVLTTVLVMYLGKGMMLWKIRRIMDTSWRKFLPWGKLAGTLFLAVSVFLPAVFLRQTLSIAPFTALIFDTLFYWTVYGVFLLWTPLLPLSVREQIFAAAGRLHQALRGTKNGVKREAW; from the coding sequence ATGGAGATCGCATCCGAAGTCAAACCCAAGTCGGTTCACTCGCAGGCGCTCATTCTGATCATCGGACGGATCGCTTCCTTTACCCTCACCTTTTTTATCCCTATTTTTTTGGCACGCGGGTTGGACCCGGCCGAATATGGAACTTTCAAGCAGATCTTTTTAATCTTTACAACCCTCTATCTGATCTTACAGGGAGGGATGGTTCAGAGCCTTTATTACTTTATTCCCCACGATCCAAACCGCAGAACGTCCTGGATCTTTCAGGCGATTTTTTTTGTGACCGCCGCAGGCGTGCTTGCCGGCGTCGGCCTTCTCTTGGGGGGAGAACCGCTCGCCGACTGGTTTTCCAACCCATCCCTTGTTCCCTATCTTCCCAAGTTGGCCCTCTTTCTCGTCTTGATGCTCGCCTCATGTCATCTGGAGACGATGCTGGTTGCTCAGGAGCGGATCGCAGCCGGTTCAACGGTCCTTTTTCTATCGGAAATGATCCGCGCCCTCTTTATTATTCTCCCCCTTCTGATCGGCCGCTCCCTCTCAGCCGTCATCATCGGATTGCTTTCTTTTGCGGCGTTGCGGCTGGCGATGACGGCGGCCTATACGGTCCGAATCCTCCTTCGTGGTAAAAATCGAATGTCGTTGATCCGGACGGAGGGTCTTAAAACACAGCTCGCCTATGCCCTCCCTTTCGGCGCCGCCGTGGTGGTTGATGTCCTTCAACAGAATCTTCACCAGTATGCCGTCGCTTCCCTGTTCGATGTCGCGACCTTTGCCGTCTACTCGGTCGGCATCATGCAAATTCCGATCATCGATTTCATCTACACGCCGACCACCCAGGTTCTGATGGTACGAATGTCGTCGCTTCTGAAGAACGGCTCGAATCAAGAACGGCTCGCCCTGTGGCATGATGTCACCGCCCGCCTCGCCCTTTTTTTCTTCCCGGTCGGAATTTTCTTCGTCTTGATCGCCCCCGACATGATCGCGCTTCTCTTTACGGACGCCTATCGGGAAAGTATCCCTCTTTTTCAGATTTCCGCGCTCGGAATTCTGCCGGCGGTCTTTCTAACCGACGGGATGCTCCGATGTTACGCCCGAATCCCATTTATTCTTTTAACGACCTCCGCAAAAATCGTTCTGACCCTCCTCCTGATCATCCCCCTCATCCACATCGCCGGCCTCACCGGAGCGGTCCTCACCACCGTTTTGGTGATGTATCTCGGAAAAGGGATGATGCTCTGGAAGATACGAAGAATAATGGACACCTCCTGGAGAAAATTCCTCCCCTGGGGGAAACTCGCCGGAACGCTTTTCCTGGCTGTTTCCGTTTTCCTCCCCGCCGTATTTCTCCGTCAAACACTTTCGATCGCTCCCTTCACGGCTTTAATCTTTGACACCCTCTTTTACTGGACCGTCTATGGGGTGTTTCTTCTCTGGACCCCGCTGCTTCCCCTTTCCGTTCGAGAACAGATTTTCGCCGCCGCAGGCCGGCTTCATCAAGCGCTCAGAGGAACGAAAAACGGGGTCAAGAGAGAAGCCTGGTGA
- a CDS encoding heparan-alpha-glucosaminide N-acetyltransferase domain-containing protein — MAVLALPDSPHQDLLNPPTPSPRNRVDAVDVVRGLLMCVITVGHGLILLNDSESNKWLGLLITKVTNLGTPGFTMISGMLLGYFESTYSHFQRIRWKYFIRGIQLLTLAHLLISLATYPLRQETSLIEACLRYWYITDALAVLFMLLPTLVPRLDRPARIVLGITCLLSWKLFSFFPSISSPILLVVKEFTFGVSLRDNPLLGDTYPIVPLAGLFMIGTVLGNSFARSIVGATLGQFVGTLRRSIVPLILLSGFLVGLWGAGKFFSEGFFGNTLKTLFYPEKLSSLLPFYIGVLFLILAYFVRKIEMEKNFGRFEKALALFGKTSLFTYVVQYFLVQTIPALIGWRNQLNIAEWTLYLGGTFMILFYLARIYNDSFLKGWNRSGKAKRRPSEMKRENALTSPDISPELLNLKKDLW, encoded by the coding sequence ATGGCTGTATTAGCGCTCCCCGACTCGCCCCATCAAGATCTTCTCAACCCTCCGACCCCGTCGCCTCGAAACCGTGTCGATGCCGTCGATGTCGTTCGCGGCCTGCTGATGTGTGTGATCACCGTCGGTCACGGCCTCATTCTCTTAAACGACTCGGAATCGAATAAATGGTTGGGCCTTCTGATCACGAAAGTCACCAACCTCGGAACCCCCGGCTTCACAATGATCAGCGGCATGTTGCTCGGTTATTTCGAGTCGACTTATTCACACTTTCAACGCATTCGATGGAAATACTTCATCCGGGGCATCCAGCTTCTCACCCTTGCCCATCTGCTCATTTCCTTGGCGACCTATCCGCTCCGTCAGGAAACCTCATTGATCGAGGCCTGCCTCCGCTACTGGTACATCACCGACGCGCTGGCGGTCCTTTTCATGCTTCTCCCGACCTTGGTTCCACGGTTGGACCGACCCGCTCGGATCGTCCTCGGGATAACCTGTCTCCTTTCATGGAAGCTCTTCTCGTTCTTCCCTTCGATCTCTTCGCCGATCTTGCTCGTTGTCAAAGAGTTCACTTTCGGGGTCTCCCTCCGCGACAACCCTCTTCTGGGAGATACCTACCCGATTGTTCCTCTGGCCGGCCTCTTTATGATCGGAACGGTCCTCGGAAACAGCTTCGCCCGGTCGATTGTCGGTGCAACACTCGGTCAATTCGTCGGAACACTCCGAAGAAGCATCGTCCCGTTGATTCTTTTATCCGGATTCCTCGTCGGACTCTGGGGAGCGGGAAAATTCTTCTCGGAGGGCTTCTTTGGAAACACGCTGAAAACGCTCTTCTACCCTGAAAAACTCTCCTCTCTGCTTCCGTTTTATATCGGCGTTCTCTTTCTGATTCTGGCTTATTTTGTTCGGAAGATCGAAATGGAAAAGAACTTCGGGCGGTTCGAAAAGGCGCTCGCCCTCTTCGGTAAAACATCGTTATTCACTTATGTCGTCCAATATTTTCTTGTGCAGACCATTCCCGCTCTCATCGGATGGCGCAATCAGCTAAACATCGCAGAGTGGACCCTCTATTTAGGAGGCACCTTCATGATTCTCTTTTACCTGGCTCGCATCTACAACGATTCCTTTCTAAAAGGATGGAACCGGTCGGGCAAAGCAAAACGGAGGCCGAGTGAAATGAAAAGAGAAAATGCGCTCACCTCGCCCGACATCTCCCCGGAGCTCCTTAACCTGAAAAAAGACCTCTGGTGA
- a CDS encoding cyclic nucleotide-binding/CBS domain-containing protein: MIPRVPVERVMCEKLLTLDQTESALRAAGVMTEHGIGSVLVSRDGEIIGIVTESDLVRKVLGQGIDPKGVKLETIMSYPPITIDVKGMLEQAYKLMGENQIRHFVVTREGAPCGIVSARSFMESIYP, from the coding sequence ATGATTCCGAGAGTGCCCGTCGAAAGAGTCATGTGCGAGAAGCTCCTCACCCTCGATCAGACGGAATCGGCCCTGCGGGCCGCCGGGGTGATGACGGAGCACGGGATCGGCTCCGTCCTGGTCTCTCGTGACGGAGAGATCATCGGCATCGTCACAGAAAGCGATCTGGTACGAAAGGTCCTTGGACAAGGGATCGATCCGAAAGGGGTCAAACTCGAAACGATTATGAGCTATCCGCCGATTACGATCGATGTAAAGGGGATGCTGGAGCAGGCGTACAAATTGATGGGGGAGAATCAGATCCGCCATTTTGTGGTCACGCGGGAGGGAGCGCCCTGCGGCATCGTTTCCGCCCGCAGCTTCATGGAGTCGATCTATCCGTGA
- a CDS encoding TlpA family protein disulfide reductase, whose product MRRSTRNILSQMKGLFWKIVIKTRWRLPRGRRERDVIGGRIPDFTLRDLSGRPFTLSKTFPKKGAVLWLTNLCPTCEERIALLQEVYQTRHDHLEIFAVSTLGEDRTTPERILQTHQIDFPLLLDPNDWVGTILGFPHPQGACPLYNLLLFDRSGTVRLRSHLSAIKEEDFLKAIESLSLIPSEARGETDAA is encoded by the coding sequence ATGAGGAGATCCACGCGGAATATCCTTTCTCAAATGAAGGGACTCTTCTGGAAGATTGTAATCAAGACCCGCTGGCGTCTCCCTCGGGGGCGCAGAGAAAGGGATGTCATTGGAGGGAGGATACCCGATTTTACCCTGCGCGATCTCTCCGGCCGGCCGTTCACCCTCTCTAAGACCTTCCCCAAAAAAGGGGCGGTCCTCTGGCTCACCAATCTCTGCCCGACCTGCGAGGAGCGGATCGCCCTGCTTCAAGAGGTTTATCAAACCCGTCACGATCATCTTGAGATCTTTGCCGTCTCAACACTGGGAGAAGATCGCACGACGCCGGAGCGGATTCTTCAAACGCACCAGATCGACTTTCCCCTCCTCCTCGATCCCAACGACTGGGTCGGCACCATCCTCGGATTCCCCCACCCACAAGGGGCCTGCCCCCTCTACAATCTCCTCCTCTTCGACCGGTCCGGAACGGTCCGCCTCCGGAGCCACCTCTCGGCCATCAAGGAAGAGGATTTTTTAAAGGCGATCGAATCACTCTCTCTGATTCCGTCGGAGGCAAGAGGAGAAACTGATGCCGCATAA
- a CDS encoding Rieske (2Fe-2S) protein, whose product MTAYQPIAKTADLPEGKGKVVKVGRRQILLMNIDGRFYALDRFCAHRAAPLVQGEVIDGQLLCPWHGNTFDVATGRCLANPEEEVRTYPVEVRGEEIWVEMEHEP is encoded by the coding sequence ATGACCGCGTATCAACCGATTGCAAAAACCGCCGATCTCCCCGAGGGGAAGGGAAAGGTGGTGAAGGTGGGGCGGCGACAGATCCTCCTGATGAATATCGACGGCCGCTTCTATGCCCTCGATCGTTTCTGCGCTCACCGGGCCGCCCCGCTCGTACAGGGAGAGGTGATCGACGGACAATTGCTCTGCCCCTGGCATGGGAATACGTTCGACGTCGCCACCGGGCGCTGCCTCGCCAATCCGGAGGAGGAGGTGCGGACCTATCCGGTTGAAGTGCGGGGAGAGGAAATTTGGGTCGAAATGGAGCATGAGCCATGA
- a CDS encoding acyl carrier protein, with amino-acid sequence MTAKRTREEIKEIILKALGGIAPEADLTQLKPDLNFREQLDIDSMDLLNIMIALHQTFEVEIPEADYPQLTTLNGAIEYLASRIENETT; translated from the coding sequence ATGACTGCGAAACGAACGAGAGAAGAAATCAAGGAAATCATTCTCAAAGCGCTCGGCGGAATTGCGCCGGAGGCCGATCTGACGCAGCTGAAGCCCGATCTCAATTTCCGGGAGCAGCTCGACATCGATTCGATGGATCTCCTCAACATCATGATCGCGCTGCATCAGACATTCGAAGTGGAAATTCCTGAGGCGGATTATCCCCAGCTGACGACGTTGAACGGCGCGATCGAATATCTGGCATCGCGCATTGAAAACGAGACGACATGA
- a CDS encoding dihydrolipoamide acetyltransferase family protein, with protein MAEFLMPILGADMLSATLVEWKKKPGDPVEKGEILAEVETDKGVIEVENFTDGVLEKILVDTGTEVPVGTPLAIIREAGAPAAPISTEIPRPVPPRPKIISPVIPPTIRLSETGRIRISPLARKRAESLGVDLTKVKGTGPGGAITREDVEQAAAGKPAVEKAPVDGTFGLPPLDRTFGLPPLDRTARMRQAIAAAMARSKREIPHYYLQTTVDLHRAMTWLTEENQKRSVPDRLLYGVLLIKAVAVALREVPELNAVWKEGKVVQSEAIHIGVAISLRQGGLVAPALHNADRLDLDTLMRQFRDLVQRARAGSLRSSEFSDPTITITSLGEQGVEGIYPIIYPPQVAIVGFGKIVERPWVVEGKVIPRPVITASLAGDHRVTDGHRGGLFLAAVDRLLQGPRRL; from the coding sequence ATGGCTGAATTTCTGATGCCGATCCTCGGCGCCGACATGCTCTCCGCCACGCTGGTGGAGTGGAAGAAGAAACCGGGCGATCCAGTGGAGAAGGGGGAGATCCTCGCCGAGGTGGAGACCGACAAAGGGGTGATCGAAGTTGAGAATTTCACCGACGGCGTCCTCGAAAAGATTTTGGTCGATACCGGAACCGAGGTCCCGGTCGGCACACCGCTGGCGATCATTCGAGAAGCGGGTGCGCCTGCGGCGCCGATCTCGACGGAGATCCCCCGACCGGTCCCTCCCCGACCCAAGATCATCTCCCCCGTGATACCGCCGACGATCCGATTGTCCGAAACGGGCCGGATTCGGATCTCCCCTCTCGCGCGAAAGCGGGCCGAGTCGCTCGGTGTTGATCTGACGAAGGTGAAAGGGACCGGACCCGGCGGCGCGATTACCCGGGAAGACGTTGAACAAGCGGCGGCCGGCAAACCGGCCGTGGAGAAAGCCCCCGTCGATGGGACGTTCGGCTTGCCGCCTCTCGATCGGACGTTCGGCCTGCCGCCTCTTGATCGGACCGCCCGGATGCGCCAAGCGATCGCGGCGGCGATGGCCCGCTCCAAGCGGGAAATCCCCCACTACTATCTTCAGACCACGGTCGACCTGCACCGGGCGATGACTTGGCTGACCGAAGAGAACCAAAAGCGCTCGGTCCCCGACCGGCTCCTCTACGGCGTCCTGCTGATCAAGGCGGTGGCGGTCGCCCTGCGCGAGGTCCCCGAGTTGAACGCCGTCTGGAAGGAGGGAAAGGTCGTTCAAAGCGAGGCGATCCATATCGGTGTCGCAATCTCTCTGCGACAAGGCGGGCTCGTCGCCCCGGCCCTTCACAATGCCGACCGCCTCGACCTCGATACCCTGATGCGGCAGTTTCGCGACCTCGTTCAACGGGCGAGGGCCGGGTCGCTCCGAAGCTCCGAGTTCTCCGATCCGACGATCACGATCACCAGTCTCGGCGAGCAAGGGGTGGAAGGGATCTATCCGATCATCTACCCCCCGCAGGTCGCGATCGTCGGATTCGGGAAGATCGTCGAGCGCCCCTGGGTGGTCGAGGGAAAAGTGATCCCGCGGCCGGTGATCACCGCCAGCCTCGCGGGGGACCACCGGGTCACCGACGGCCATCGCGGCGGCCTCTTCCTTGCCGCCGTCGATCGCCTGCTACAGGGGCCGAGACGGTTATGA
- a CDS encoding alpha-ketoacid dehydrogenase subunit beta yields MKKITYREAVREGLREAMQKDRRVFLMGEDVGRYGGAYACSKGLLEEFGPERVRDTPLSEGTFVGAGIGAALGGMRPIVEVMTVNFNLLALDQIVNNAATLRHMSGGQFSVPLVIRMATGAGRQVAAQHSHSLEGWYAHVPGIRVLAPATVTDAKGMLLSAAFREPDPVIIFEHAFLYPMEGELDETIDPVDLEKAAVRRRGSDLSLITYGGSLWKCIEAAGRLASIGIDAEVLDLRVLRPLDTETIFASVAKTHRAVIVDEMWRTGSFAAEISAQIMEGAFYDLDRPVARVCSAEVPIPYAKHLEEAALPQVNTIVKTAQEMVQRHG; encoded by the coding sequence ATGAAAAAAATAACCTATCGTGAAGCGGTCCGTGAGGGCCTCCGGGAAGCGATGCAGAAAGATCGGCGGGTCTTCCTGATGGGAGAAGATGTCGGCCGATACGGCGGCGCCTACGCGTGCAGCAAGGGATTGTTGGAAGAGTTCGGCCCGGAGCGGGTCCGCGACACCCCCCTCTCGGAGGGGACCTTCGTCGGCGCGGGAATCGGCGCCGCCCTCGGCGGAATGCGGCCGATTGTCGAGGTAATGACGGTCAACTTCAACCTCCTGGCGCTCGATCAGATCGTGAACAACGCGGCGACGCTGCGCCACATGTCGGGGGGACAGTTCAGCGTTCCCCTCGTCATCCGGATGGCGACCGGGGCGGGGCGTCAAGTGGCGGCGCAGCACTCGCACAGTCTGGAGGGATGGTACGCGCACGTCCCCGGCATCCGTGTCCTCGCCCCCGCGACGGTGACCGATGCCAAAGGGATGCTTCTCTCCGCCGCGTTTCGCGAGCCCGACCCGGTGATCATTTTCGAGCACGCCTTCCTTTATCCGATGGAGGGGGAGCTCGACGAGACGATCGACCCGGTCGATCTGGAGAAGGCCGCCGTCCGAAGGCGGGGAAGCGACCTCTCCCTCATCACCTACGGCGGCTCACTTTGGAAGTGCATCGAAGCGGCCGGCCGGCTCGCCTCGATCGGGATCGACGCGGAGGTCCTCGACCTGCGCGTGCTGCGCCCCCTCGATACAGAGACGATCTTCGCCTCGGTGGCAAAAACCCACCGGGCCGTCATCGTGGATGAAATGTGGCGGACCGGAAGCTTCGCCGCCGAGATCAGCGCCCAGATCATGGAGGGGGCCTTCTACGATCTCGACCGTCCGGTGGCACGCGTCTGCAGCGCGGAGGTCCCGATTCCCTATGCGAAACATCTGGAAGAGGCGGCGCTGCCGCAGGTCAATACGATCGTAAAAACCGCTCAGGAGATGGTTCAACGCCATGGCTGA
- the pdhA gene encoding pyruvate dehydrogenase (acetyl-transferring) E1 component subunit alpha — MNSGRDHAVALLHQMLRIRRFEEKSAELYTKGKIRGFLHLYIGEEAVAVGAMQALTAEDAVVATYREHGHALARGMTMGPLMAELYGKANGCSRGRGGSMHFYDAGRRFYGGYAIVGEGLPVAVGLALADQMRKRSAITACFFGDGAVAEGEFHESLNLAALWRLPVLFICENNLYAMGTALHRHQSQTDIARKAEGYGIANTAVDGMDLLAVKEATRRAVEFIRVGGGPFLLEARTYRFRAHSMYDPELYRDKGEVEAWKQKDPIVTFTARLQKEGLLAEGDLAKMETVVDTEVAEAVAFAEAGPWEPVEDLTKDVTSPR, encoded by the coding sequence ATGAATAGCGGTCGAGACCATGCGGTGGCGCTGTTGCACCAGATGCTTCGGATTCGCCGGTTCGAAGAAAAATCGGCCGAGCTTTATACAAAGGGGAAGATCCGCGGCTTCCTCCACCTCTACATCGGCGAAGAGGCGGTCGCCGTCGGCGCCATGCAGGCGCTGACGGCGGAAGACGCCGTCGTCGCGACCTACCGGGAGCATGGCCATGCCCTGGCGCGCGGGATGACGATGGGGCCGCTGATGGCGGAACTCTACGGGAAAGCAAACGGCTGTAGCCGGGGGCGGGGCGGCTCGATGCATTTCTACGACGCCGGCCGGCGGTTCTACGGCGGCTATGCCATTGTCGGCGAGGGACTCCCGGTCGCCGTCGGCCTCGCGCTCGCCGATCAAATGCGGAAACGATCCGCAATCACTGCCTGTTTCTTTGGCGACGGAGCGGTCGCCGAGGGGGAGTTTCACGAATCGCTCAACCTCGCCGCCCTTTGGAGATTGCCGGTCCTTTTTATATGCGAGAACAATCTTTATGCAATGGGGACGGCGCTCCATCGGCATCAGTCCCAGACCGACATCGCCCGGAAAGCGGAAGGGTACGGCATTGCCAATACCGCGGTCGATGGAATGGACCTGCTCGCGGTCAAAGAGGCGACGCGGCGCGCGGTGGAGTTTATCCGTGTCGGAGGGGGGCCCTTTCTTCTGGAGGCGCGGACCTACCGGTTCCGCGCCCACTCGATGTACGACCCGGAGCTCTATCGCGACAAGGGAGAGGTCGAGGCTTGGAAACAAAAAGACCCGATCGTCACATTCACCGCGCGTCTCCAAAAAGAGGGGCTGCTCGCCGAGGGGGATCTTGCGAAGATGGAAACCGTCGTAGACACTGAAGTGGCCGAGGCGGTCGCCTTTGCCGAAGCCGGTCCATGGGAGCCGGTTGAAGATTTGACGAAGGATGTCACCTCACCGAGGTAA